DNA from Mesorhizobium sp. B2-1-1:
ATTCTTCGACCAACGTCGCGGTATGCTCAACCGGCCAGTTCGATGCTGTGAACGCGCGCTTCCGCGCATCGTTCAGGGCCCACCAAAGGCGACATACAAGTGCGGAAGGCTCCTCCGCGGCAATGCATGCTCCCAGCAACTCCTCCAACGCGTGGTCGGCAACCTTATGGGTGTTCGAGCGGCGCGGATGGCCTCGGCGACGATTCCAGTTCGTGATGGTCACTCACATCTTGCGCTGGCAGGTAATAAAGCCCGTACGATCGGAAGGCTGGGCGATCAGAGGCAGTGGCATGTCTTGATCAGGAAGATTACTCCCACGGAGTAAGGCAGGGCTAAAAGCCCCAAGGCGATCCAGAAGCCGGGTTCGGCCATTGCGGCGAGATCTGACAGAAGTTGCTTCATGTCGCCTCAGTCCTCGCCCCTGATCGCTCCGCATCCGATCCACAAGGAAAGAGCCCGCTCTTGAGGGAGGGGGAAGCGGGCTCTTGGCTGGGGCTTATGACCCAGCAGCACGGCGGACTTGAATTTGTACTGCGCCGGCTGCTGTCCAAACCATAATCGGGCAGCTTTGTTCCCCGTCGTCGGCTATGGTCCTGGGCGCAGCCCGTGGTCCCGCCGAGGCGGCGGTCTATCTCAAAGCATAGAGATAGGCGGCGATGTCACGCGCTTGCTGCTCGGTGATGCCGGTGGAGGGCATGGCGGTGTGCGGATTGATGTCCCTTGCTGACCGTATCCAGTGGATCATGTTCTCCGGATTGTTAGCCAGCACACCGCCAACATAGATCCTGTCAGATAGACTGGCGTCCAGGCGTGGGCCGACGTGGCCTACCGCACCGGGTACACCGGTGATGGTGTGGCAGCCGGCGCAGCCATTCGCCAGCATGATCGGTATCGCACGTGCACCGACGCCGCCGGTAGCGGCATCCGCCTCTTGCTGCACCCGACGGGCTCGGTCGGCCCACAATGCGAGCGCGCCGCCCGCGACGACCAGCAGAATGCACACGGCGATGATCAATTTAGATGGGCCAGGGCGCATGCGCGACCTTCCTGGTTCCGCTCGTTGTTATCCAGAGGCCGGCCAGCAATAGCGCTGCCCCGCCATAGATAAGGCCGGCCGGGACCCACATAACGAGCCCGGCAAGCTGCTGGTCCTCGATCGGGCTTAAATTCCACACTGCCGCCCCGGCAGCATTCTCCGGGTACCAGAGCTTCGGCGATAGAAGAAGCAGGACGCCGAGCAGGCCGGTGTGCAGGGAGGTGAAGAAAAGATGCATCACGGCATTTCCATAGGTCTGCTGTTGGCTTGGGCGCGGCAGCAACGCCCACCAGAAGAGCAGGCCTGTGCCGAGGAAGCTCGCATGTTGGGCATAGTGCAGCACGCCATGCTCGAGCGCTGCCTCAAACAGGACCGGAATGTGCCACACCCATATCGCGATCCCGTGAACAATCGTTGCGGTGACAGGCCGGCTCGCAAAGGTCCAGAGCGCTCGCAGCGATTTGCCATGCCCAACCATACCCAGGGCACGCCGAAACGTTACGGGAAATGCCCACAGCAGAGCAGGGGCGGGGCAGGCGATGACCAGCAACGGCGCCGCCACCGCCATCAGCAACTCGTGTTCGATCATGTGCGCGACAAACAGCCGCTCGCCGAGAGCATGGATCGGACTGACCAACGCTGCCGTCAGTACGCTCCAGCCGGCGGCAAACAGCAGCGCCTGACGCATCCGCAGCGGACGGCCGCGAGTGCTGCGGCGCCACAGCCGCATCGCACCGGCCATGTAGATGAGCGCGACCGCCGTCAGCGGGACCGTGATGGGAAGCGCAAGTGTCCATCCGGCCTCGGGCGCGCCGGAGCCATAGCAGATCGAGGTGGAGAAGAGCGTGGCCAGGTTCATCGCAGACACTCGTCCAGGATGAGTGCGGCGCTTCCCTGCATGATGATGACCAGTGCAAACAGGAGAGCCGCCAGCATGCCGAGATCGGCGACAAAATGCTCGGTACCGCGCGTGCGTTCTGCTTTGAAAGCAGCGCCGCCTTGCCGCTTTGCCTGCCAGGACAGAGCACCGCCCAGAAGCGAGAACAAGGCGAGCAGCAACGCTAAGGGAAGCACGACCGGCACCTGGTGATTGCATTGCCAGGGAACCAGCGAGTAGTTCAGTTGCGTCGAGACCGCCCAAGCCAACGGGCCCGACAAAAGCCCACCCCAAGAAGTTCCCAACCGGACCGCGCGCATGTCAGCCGAGCCTCGGTACCCAGTAGATCAGCAGATAGATCGGAAGCCAGGTTGCGACCACGAAATCCCAATAGAAAACATTGTCGCCGACGTCGCCGAAGCGTCGCCCGCTATAGCCATGGCGCGTGAACATCAGCACCGTCAGCACGATCGTATCGCCGACATCTGTTATCAGATGCGTGGTGTGGAGCCCGAGCAGCACCCAAAGCATCGAGCCGTAGGCGTTCGTATCCCAGTAAACGTTCAAGGCCGGAAACTCGAACCAGCGCACAAGGAGCGGGGCGAGGCCGAGCAGCGACATGACAACCAGTCCGATCCGCACCGGCACGATGGCGCATTGCTTGGCATAGCGATCGAGGATGTGGTTCGGCACCAGGCTGGCGATCAGCAGCAGCGTGACGATCGTTCCTGGCCAATGGTTCGGCTGCGGTGCACTCAACGGCCATTCAGGCCAAGAGACCGCCAGGTAGAGATAGGCGGCTGCGGCGAGCGCAAAGCCGGTGCCCTCCAGAGCCATGAAAGCGAGCGTGCCCCACCAGGTCGGGCTGCGCGGACCATGCCCAAAGGTGGGGAGACCGGAAACATCTGTGACGGGACGCTCGTTCATTCCTCGTCCTCCAGATCACCTTTTGGCCAGAACCAGCCGATCAAGGTGACGGCGATTGGCAGGGCGCCCCACACGATGGCCCAGGGGGTGAAGATCGAATAGAGAAACGTGCCGCCTACGGCGAACGCTGCAAAGAGCGGCCAGATCGACGGTGTCGCCGATTTCTCGCGAATGTCGGGATGCGCTTCAGCGACTGTCGAGACCAGCAGCTCGCGCGCGTCGACGCGAAGCCCGGTCGCTACAGGAAGAGCGTCGCGCTCGGCCCAGAGTGGCTCCGCGTTGGTGACGACCGGAATGCGCGCGAAATTATAGCTCGGCGGCGGCGAGGGCGTTGCCCATTCCAGGGTGCCGGCCTCCCAGGGATTGTTGCCTGCCGCTGCGCCTTTCAACGCGCCATGCACAAGATTGAAGGTGAACAGGACGAAACTCAGGAAGAAGACCACCGCGCCTGCTGTTATGAACAGGTTGATGTTCCCCCAGCCAAGCTCGGCCGGATAGGTGTAGACCCTTCGCGGCATGCCCCACAGCCCCACGATGTGCATCGGGAAAAAGGCGGCGTTGAAGCCAATGAAGGCCAGCCAGAAATGCAAGCGGCCCAGGCGCTCGCTCATCATGCGGCCGGTGATTTTAGGAAACCAGAAATAGGCCGCACCCAGCAGCGGGAATACCGATCCGCCGATCAGCACATAGTGGAAATGCGCGACGACGAAGTAGGTGTCGTGCACCTGCAGATCCAGCGGCACGGAGGCCAGCATGACGCCGGTGAGACCGCCGATGACGAAGATGAAGAAGAAGCCGAACACGAACAACATTGGCGCGCGGATCACCGGTCTGCCGTCCCACATCGTTGCCAGCCAGCAGAAGATCTGTACGCCGTTGGGAATAGCGATCATCATGCTGGAAGCGGTGAAGAAGCTGGCGCCGAGCTTGGGCAGGCCTGTCGCGAACATATGGTGGACCCACAGGCCAAAGGACAGGAAGCCGACCGCGATCAACGACAGAACCATGCCGAGATGGCCGAACACCGGTCGGCGGGCGAAAGCCGGGATGATCGAGGAGACCATGCCGGTCGCCGGCAGGAAGATGATGTAGACCTCGGGGTGACCGAAGAACCAGAACAGATGCTGGAACAGCAAGGCATCACCGCCTTCGGCCGGGTTGAAGATGTGTGTGCCGACCAGCCTGTCGAGGATCAGGAATGTCGAGGTGATCATCACCGCCGGCATTGCGAAGACGACGACAAAGGAGGTGACCAGCATCGCCCAGACGTATAGCGGGATCTTGTCCAGCGACATGCCGGGAGCACGCTGCTTCAAGATCGTGACGATCGTCGCCACTGCCACAGCCAGTGAAGACACCTCGGTATAGGTAATCATCTGCGCCCAGACGTCGGCGCGCTTGCCAGGGGCGAATTCGGGACCGGACAGCGGCACATAGGCGAACCAGCCGACGTCCGGCGCCATGTTGAGAGCGAAAGACACCCAGGCGAACAGGCCGCCCGAGAGATAGACCCAGTAACTGAACGCATTCAGCCGCGGAAACGCGATGTTGCGGGTGCCGACCATCAGCGGCACGAGATAAATGCCGGTCGCCTGCACGATCGGTACCGCGAACAGGAACATCATCGTGACGCCGTGCATGGTAAACAGCTGGTTGTAGAGGTCCGGCCCGATCAGCCCACGCTGTGGTCCCGAGAGCTGAACACGCATAGCCACTGCGTTGAGCCCGCCCAGACACAGAAAGACAAAGGCAGTGATCAGATAGCGCCTGGCGATCACCTTGTGGTCGACGCTCGACAGCGCGCCGATGATGCCCGGGGGCGTACGCCAGGTGCGCTCCAGCCACCGCTGGAGATCGGCTTGCTCCATACCGGTATCGCGCGGTCCGTCATGCTCGGGAGCGAGATCTCCCTTTGCTTGCGCCTCCGCCCGCAGGTCGCGTCCGCTCGTCAGGTCGGCGCCGGTCATTTCAGCCCCTCGAGGTAGGCAATGATGGCATTGAGCTCGTCGCCATTGAGAACCGTTACAGGCATGTGGGAGCCGGGCTTGATGCCTTGCGGGTCGGTGATCCAAGCGGCGAGATTGCCGCGGCTCATCGTCAGCGTTCCGGCTGCGAGAGTTTGCCGGCTGGCTATATGGGTAAGATCGGGCGCTACCGTGCCGCCTGCGGGTGTGCCGCCGATCCTGTGGCACATCACGCAGGGCCGCTGGAGGAAAAGATCCGCGCCGGCCTTGGCTTCGGCATTGGTCGGAGCGGCGGCAGGCCGCAACTGGTCGTCCAGCCAGGCATCGAACTGCGGCCGCGGCTCGGCAATGATGAAGGTGCCCATGTTGGCGTGCTGCGCGCCGCAGAACTCAGCACATTGACCACGATAGACGCCTGGCTTGTCAGCCCTGATGTCCAGCACATTCATATGTCCGGGGATGAGGTCGAGCTTGCCGGCAAGGCTCGGCACCCAGAAGGAGTGGATTACGTCTGTTGAAGTCAAAAGAAGCCGAACCGGCTCGCCGGCCGGAATGTGGATTTCGTTCGCCGTCGTCAGGATGCGGCTTGGCTGGGCATTCTCGTAGCGCACTTCCCACCACCATTGATGGCCGGTCACGCGGACCGTCAGCGCCTCGTCCGAGCCGATCCCGGCAAGCGTCCTGTTGGCGAAAAAGCTCAACAGGGTCAGCCCAATTAGGATCGCCGCAGTCACCCCAACCGCGGTCAAGACCACGCGCCTTTTGCGATGTTCGGAAGCGAGGTCGAGCACGAGCGGATCTTTTCCTGTTCGAACTCGCTGGAACAGGGTAGCGGCCAGCACGACCATCACCAGCATCCACACGGCCGCGCACAGGGCAGTGAAAAACCAGATCAGCCAGGCGAGCTCGCCCGCGGCCGGGCCTTTCGGATCGAGAGCGGACTGCCAGCCGCTGCAACCTGAAAGCGCCAGGAGAGCGGCTGCGCAACACGCTTTGGGAAAAAATCGTTTCACGGCGATTTCCCCAGCGTCGCGGCATCGGGGAGGCGATTTTCCGACGGATGGACCATCATGTCGTCGTTACGCTGCGGTGCGGCGGAGGAGGGCGCGTTGCCGCTCAGCGAACGTACGAAGGCTGCAAGCTCCCAAATCTGATCATCGGCTATCTTGTTTCGGAAGCTCGGCATGCCGTTAGGCCGCCCGTCCCGGATCGTTGCGTGGATACTCTCGATCGAGTTGCCGTAAATCCACTTCTCATCCATCAGCGCCGGTCCCATGCCGCCGCCGCCATTGGCATGGCACCCCGTGCAATTGAACCAGCTGAACAGGCGCTTGCCCTCGCTGAGATGAAAGGCATTGGCCTCGAAGCTGGCCGCCTTGTTGTCGCTCGGGAGCGGCCTTTGGCCGCCTGGCTCCAGCGCAGTCACCGGCGTTGGCTGTTGGCCGGACCCAAGGGCCGATTGCGGACGTGTGTCGCGCTCTTCCCGCTGGCAAGCGGCAAGGGCCAGCATCGCCGACAAGAGCACGGTGAGGTTCCGCCTCATCGGTCCGCGCTCCCGCCGGTATCAAGGCGCGGCACACCGTATCGGGCCAGGGTCGCGTCGATCTCAGCCTTGTGCTTGGCAAGAGCTGCATCCACTTCGTCGCGCAGCGCGTCGTCCCCGCGTCGGACGCCCATGGAGATGTCGTAGACCATTGGCAATTGAGGCCCGTCGATTCGAGGTGTCACGGGCGTGATGCGCAGCGGTGTCTTCTGCTTGGCGGCGAAATAACCAGCGAGCGGGCCCCAGACGACGGCAACATCGATCTCGCCGCTGGCCACCGCCTCGACAATGCGCGCGGGCGGGTTGGGAGCCGAATAGTCGCCATAGACTGGATAGCCGACGAGATGACCGACAATGCCGCGGCGGCCGAGTGCCTGGGCCGGTGGGGAGTTGGCCCCGTCATCGCCGATGAGCTGCACGCCGATGCGCAGAGTGCGCAGGCGTGGATCGTTGAAAGACGTGATCTCGGGACTGTCCCGCCGCGTCACGAAGACATAGGTCGAGCGGTAATAGGGAGCGGTGGCGCGGAGAATTTCGAGATTGGCGGGAGTGCCAGGTATGAGATCGCACAGGCCTGCCTTGAGCGTGTTGCGAACGAAACCGCGACGTTGGGCCCACCAGGTATAGGAAAGTCTTGCATCCAGCTCTTTGGCGATGATCTGGGCAATCTTGTTTTCGAAGCCCTGTCCAGCGGCGTTGGAAAACGGCATGTTGTTAGGGTCGGCACATACCTTGAGTTCACGTGCGTCGGCGACAGCCGCGAAGAGCAGCGAGGCAAACGCTACCACCGCGGCCACAAGACGCCCGTTCGCCTCGCGTCTTCGAACTGTCTTCAACTCGAAAGCATCAGGGGAGCCGGAACACATAGAGCGTGCCTCCCGCCGTGGTCGCGTTCTTCAGGTCTTTCATCGCGTTGACAAAGCCGAGCGCGGCGGTGGCGTCGCGCGGGTCGAGGTCGCCCGATACGATCGCGCCGGCCCAACCACCGACGCCCGACAGGATCGCGACATATTGGTGCCCGTCGGGGCCGCGATAGGTGACCGGCTGGCCGATGATCCCGGACGAGGTCTTGAACTGCCAAAGCAATTCCCCTGTCCTTGCGCTAACAGCTTTGAACCAGCCCTCCATTGTGCCGTAGAACACGACGTTGCCGCCGGTGGCGACCGCGCCACTCCACACCGGAAAATTCTCTCTCAGGCTCCAAGCCGGCTTCGCAGCCGCGATGTCCCATGCGGTGAAGGCGCCGCGGTTGCCCCCCGGGCCCGGGATCATGCGCACATTCATGCCGACATAGGGGGTGCCGGCGATGTAGTTCACCTCGAGGCCCTCTTCGTCCATGCACAGATTGTTGTGTGGAATGTAGAGCAGTCCTGTCTTCGGCGAGAACGCAGATGGCTGCCAATCCTTGAGCCCGGATGCTGTCGGGCAGATATCCCGGATCACCCTGCCGGTGCCGGTTTTCTTGTCCGGGTTTTCGATCAGACGCCCGGTTTTCAGATCGACGCCCTTGCTGGAATTGACGGCCCCATAGGGTGTCGCCGACAGGACTTCCCCGGTGGTCCGATCCAGAATGTAGAGATAGCCGTTGCGCTCCGGGCGGACCAGCACCTTGCGCGGCTTACCCTGCCAATTCATGTCGAGCAGGATCTGCTCGTTGATACCGTCGTAATCGTGCAGGTCGTGCGGGCTCCATTGGTAGAACCATTTCGCGGCTCCGGTATCGGGATCGCGCGCGAAAATCCCGGAGGTCCATTTGTTGTCGCCGGGTCGAAGGTCCGGATTCCACGGCCCTGGATTGCCGGTCCCGTGATAGATCAAGTTGAGGTCCGGATCGTAAGAGATCCAGCCCCACATGTTGCCGCCGCCGATCTTCCAGGCTTCTGGCGGCCATGTGGTCACGCCAAGGTCTTTGCCATTGTCCATTTCGTAGTGCGGCTTGAAATCCGGCCCGATCAGCACGTCCTTGTCCGGTCCGGTGCCGTAAGCCGTCCAGACGACATGTCCGTCGCCCGCGTCCAGCGCCTTGACCCAGCCGCGCACGCCCATCTCGCCGCCGGAATTGCCGACCAGCACTTTGCCCTTCACCACAAGCGGCGCCATGGTTATGGTCTCGCCGATGTTGATGTTGCCGACATGGGCGTTCCACGCCGGTTGGCCAGTGGCTGCATCCAGCGCGATCGTGTGACCATCCAGCGTGTTGAAGAAGAGGCGCCCGTCGGCGAAGACCGCACCGCGGTTGACGACGTCGCAGCAGGCAACGCCCTGCGCGGCAGGCTCAGGATTTGGCTCGTACTTCCATTTCATCGGCGCGCCCGGTTTGGAAAGATCGAGCGCGTAGACGATGTTTGGAAAAGGCGTCACGATATACATCGTGTTGCCGACGACGAGTGGCGCCGCTTCCTGACCCTTGTTCACTCCGGTCGAAAAAGTGAAGGCAACTTGAAGGTTCTTGACATTGTCCTCGTTAATGTCCGCCAGTTCGCTGTAGCGCGTCGAGGCATAATTCTTAGCCGGCATTGTCCATTGGCCGTCATCAGGTGGCGCGGCCGCGGCGGGCGGTGTGATGGCGGGTGTTACCGCGGACTGCGCGGCCGCGGCGTTCAGCAATGAGCAGCCTGCGGCCAGCACCAGCCACTTCAACGGCCTAAAGTCGAAACCGCGGCCCCTTTCCGCTCCTCGGCCGTCTGGTGTCGCAGATGCGTATTTCCCCGCCACTTTCAGAGATCCCCTCATTTGCGGATCGAACCTCCCACTCCGGCGCCGAGTTCCGCCGCGACGTCCGCCTCGGTTCCCGCGCACAACGGATGACCCCAGCCGGAGGCGCTCTTTCCGCCAGGATCGAGATCGTAGACGATGGCGTCCTTGGCGTTGGGGTTGACGCCCGCCGGAACCTTGTCCAGGCCCAGGGCCGCACGCAGGCGCCAAGCGACATTGTGATCGGCGCAGGAGGAGTCGCCGCTGATGCCAAGCCCGCCGACAATCGTTTTGCCGTCGTAGAGAGCAAGGCCGCCGCCAAATGCCACGACGCCGCCGATCGGCTTGCCAATCAGCGGATCGCTCGCACTCCCAAAGGTCTTGCTGTCGCCGGCATAAGCGGCTGCCTGGTTGACAGGATTGGTAAGCTGCAAGCCGAACAATGGGCCACCCGGCTGAACAGAAGCATATAGATTCGCCGTCGAGAGAGCCATCTGGGCAACGCTGAGCCCGTTGGCCGTGCTGGCCTTTTCGGCTGCGATCAGCCGGCTGCCGGGCCACTGCGCATCGCTGGTGGGGCCGCTGAAAGCAACGGCGCAAACTGTCCCGTCACGCGTAACGATCGCCGCCCATTCATTGGTCTCGAAGCCGCCATTGGCGGGGCCTCCGCTTGCTTTGACGTTTGCCTTGAGGGCAGCCAGGAGCTTGGCGTGGTCGGCGGGGCAGGGTAGCTGTGCCCAGGCCCTGCTTTGCAGCAATGCACAATTAACGAGTACCAGGAGGCTGAAAGCCAGGGAGGAAAGCTGTGGGCGACCCATGATCCGGAGCATTCGTTGAACACAATGTGGAAAGTGGGAGCGCTCACAGAGCAAGGAATCCTCGCCCGATCCCTTGGCAAACTGAGCTATGTTCCCACACTTTCAATGGAACTCGGACGAGGCCCCTATGTTCCTAGTTCCTGAAATTATGATGGAAGGCACAGACGTTGCGACCATGGGCAGCAGCTCATTCTGCCGCCGACCGTGAGCGGGCCGATATAGACATTGCCGGGCCAAACAGCTCGACCAGCTCCTCACCGCTCTCCGCACCTATGGATTTTCGACGCCTGAAAGTGCAGACGCTATGCGCAAGGTAACCGAACCGACGGACAGGCGGTTTTGCGCCCAGGCCACAGACCTGGAACCGCATTATGGCATCATGTGAGCCTGATGCGCATCCATCGCTCCCATGTTCTGGCTGAGATGGTTCATGATCCACACCGAGCCCAAAACGACCAAGGTCACGATCAGCACACCGAAAGCGAGCGCGAGCACGTTGTTGGTGTTGTCAGGTCCTGTCGTCAGGTGCAGGAAGAAGACGAGATGTACGCCCATTTGTGCGATGGCAAGCACCGTCAGGGCCGAGATCACGGCCGGCTGGTAAATTAGATCGGTTTGTGCCGCAATGAAGGACGCCACTGACAACAACATTGCCAGGCCAAAGCCCAGCAGATAGCCGGAAAGGCCTCCCGCCACCTCGTGTTCCTCGCTGCGTTCTTCGCCTGGTGCGGAATCGCGGCGGTCAAGCATGTCCTCGTTCCGGCTGTCCATTTCGCTCATGATGACGCTCCCAGCAGATAGACCAGGGTGAAGATGGCGATCCAGATGATGTCGAGCGCGTGCCAGAACAGGCTGAAGCAGTGAAGCCGGCGCAATATGTCGGGACGAAAGCCTTTTATCCAGAGCTGTGCCATCATGGTGCCGAGCCAAAGCAGGCCAAGTCCAACATGGGTTCCGTGGCAGCCCACAAGGGCGAAGAACGCGGACAGGAAGGCGCTGCGTGATGGGCCCGCCTGCTCATTCACCATGGCCGCGAATTCCTGCACCTCCAGGAACAGGAAGGCTGCACCAAGCAGGCCGGTCACCAGCAACCAGAACTGGGCGGCGGCCATTGACCGGCGGTGGGTCGCGAGCATCGCAAGGCCGCCGGTGAAGCTCGAGGTGAGCAGCAGCGCCGTCTGTGCCGCGACGCGCGTCAACTCAAACAGCTCCTTGCCTGTTGGCCCGCCCGCCGCCGAATTGGACAGGACGGCATACGCGGCGAAGAAAGCCGAGAACATTATGATGTCCGACAACAGGAAGATCCAAAAGCCGTAGGCAACCGTGACGAACTTCGAAGCCGGGCCTCCCTCGCCGTGGCCGGTCGCCGAGAACACGTGATGGCCATGCCCTGCGGTGCGGCCCAGCCGGTAGGGATCGCGCGTTGCGGTGCCGGCGGGGATGTCGCTCATGCCCCACGCTCGCGTCTATGCATCCAGGCAAGTTGGGCTGCCTTGCGGTCAAGATCGATGCGGCCGACCTCCTCGGCAGGGATCTCGTAATCGCCATGCTCGCGCCAGGCGAATACAACGAAGGTGGCATAGGCCCCGATGAAGCCGACAATCGCCAACCACCAGATGTGCCAGATGAGCGCGAAGCCAATCAGAGTGCTGAAGAAGGCGGTGACGAAGCCTGTGGGGCTATTGCGCGGCATCTCGATCGCCTCGTAGTCCTCTTCGGTCTCCTGACTCTGCTCGTCCATTGCCCTTTGCTTGACGGTCCAGTAGGGCTCCTCGTTTTCGACATGCGGCAGCCGCGCGTAGTTGAAGATGGGCGGCGGCGAGGATGTCGACCATTCCAGCGAGCGCCCGTCCCAAGGGTCGCCGGTCTCGTCGCGCAACTCGTCGCGATGCCTGATCGAGACGACAAGCTGCGTGACCTGGCATGCGGCGCCGACGATCATCACCACGATTCCGAAGGCCGCCACGACAAGCCACGGCGCCCACATATCCATGTCGATATGCTGAAGGCGGCGGGTCATGCCGAGAAGGCCGACGATATAGAGCGGCACGAACACCAGAATGTAGCCGGCAAGCGTGACCCAGAACGCCGCCTTGCCCCAACCTTCATGCAGCCGGAAGCCGAAGGCTTTCGGGAACCAATAGGTGAAGCCGGCAAAGGCCGCGAACAGCACGCCCGAGATGATGACGTTGTGAAAATGCGCCACGAGAAAGAGCGAATTGTGCAGCATGAAATCGGCCGGCGGAACGGCGAGCAGCACGCCGGTCATGCCGCCGATGATGAAAGTGGTGACAAAGCCTAGCGCCCACAGCATTGGCGTTTCGAAGCGCACGCGCCCGCCATACATGGTGAAGAGCCAGTTGTAGATCTTGACCCCGGTGCCGACGGCGATAACCGAGGTGGCGATGCCGAAAGCCGCATTGACATCAGCGCCGGCGCCCATGGTGAAGAAGTGGTGCAGCCAGACCATGAAGGAGACGATGCAGATGAACATCGTCGCCGCAACCATCGAACGATAGCCGAACAGCGGTTTCGACGAGAAGGTCGAGAAGATCTCCGAATAGATCCCGAAGGCGGGAAGCACGAGGATGTAGACCTCGGGGTGACCCCAGGCCCAGATGAGATTGACGAACATCATCTGGTTACCGCCGGCTTCGTTGGTGAAAAAATGGAAGCCGAGATAACGGTCGAGGGTTAGCATGGCGAGGGTTGCGGTAAGGATAGGGAATGCGGCGACGATGAGCATGTTGGAGGCAAGCGAGGTCCAGCAGAACATCGGCATGCGCAGATAGCCCATGCCTGGCGCGCGCATCTTGAGGATGGTGGTCGCCAGGTTGACGCCCGTGAGCAGGGTGCCGACGCCGGAGATCTGGATCGACCACAAATAATAATCGACGCCGACGCCTGGCGAGTAGGTCGTCTCCGACAGCGGTGCATAAGGTAGCCACCCGGTGCGCGCGAACTCGCCGACGACGAGCGAAATGTTGACGAGCAGCGCGCCGGTCGCGGTCAGCCAGAAGCTCACTGAGTTCAGCGTCGGGAAGGCGACGTCGCGGATGCCGAGCTGCAGCGGGATGACGAAATTCATCAGCCCAATGACAAAGGGCATCGCGGCGAAGAAGATCATGATCGTGCCGTGGGCCGAAAAGACCTGGTCGTAGTGCTCCGGCGGCAGGTATCCCGGCCCGTGGATGGCGAGCACCTGCTGGGTGCGCATCATGACGGCGTCAACGAAGCCGCGCAGAAGCATCAGCGCCGCCAGCACGATATACATGACGCCGATCCGCTTGTGGTCGACGGAGGTTATCCACTCATGCCAAAGGTAGGGCCAGTAGCCTTTGATCGTTACCCAGATCAGAACGGCGGCGGCGGCGAGGAAGACGATCAGGGCCGCGCCGAGCGGAATAGGCTGGTCAAAGGGAACGGCCGACCAGTCGAGCTTGCCGAGCATCGTCATCCTCCTTCATCGTGCTGGTGAGCCATGGGCGGCGCTCCCGCCTTGGGCTCAGCTTTCGGGCTCACCTGCGGCTCTCCGGCGGCGGTTCCAGCAGGTCCCGGCCCCGGAGGTAGCGTCTGGTGCACGACCGCATCGAACAAGCCCGGCTGCACATGGCCGAACGAGGATGCCGGCGCGTTGATGCTTTGCCTGGCAAGCTGGCGATAGGCGCTGGCGTTGAGCACGCCGCCTCCGCCATGCAAGGAGGAGGCCCAACTGGCGAAGGCGTCAGCCGAGACTGCCCTGACACGGAAATTCATGTCCGAAAAGCCATCGCCACTGAAATGCGCCGACAGGCCGAAGTACTCGCCCTCGCGATCAG
Protein-coding regions in this window:
- a CDS encoding c-type cytochrome; translated protein: MIIAVCILLVVAGGALALWADRARRVQQEADAATGGVGARAIPIMLANGCAGCHTITGVPGAVGHVGPRLDASLSDRIYVGGVLANNPENMIHWIRSARDINPHTAMPSTGITEQQARDIAAYLYALR
- a CDS encoding cytochrome c oxidase assembly protein; amino-acid sequence: MNLATLFSTSICYGSGAPEAGWTLALPITVPLTAVALIYMAGAMRLWRRSTRGRPLRMRQALLFAAGWSVLTAALVSPIHALGERLFVAHMIEHELLMAVAAPLLVIACPAPALLWAFPVTFRRALGMVGHGKSLRALWTFASRPVTATIVHGIAIWVWHIPVLFEAALEHGVLHYAQHASFLGTGLLFWWALLPRPSQQQTYGNAVMHLFFTSLHTGLLGVLLLLSPKLWYPENAAGAAVWNLSPIEDQQLAGLVMWVPAGLIYGGAALLLAGLWITTSGTRKVAHAPWPI
- a CDS encoding heme-copper oxidase subunit III → MNERPVTDVSGLPTFGHGPRSPTWWGTLAFMALEGTGFALAAAAYLYLAVSWPEWPLSAPQPNHWPGTIVTLLLIASLVPNHILDRYAKQCAIVPVRIGLVVMSLLGLAPLLVRWFEFPALNVYWDTNAYGSMLWVLLGLHTTHLITDVGDTIVLTVLMFTRHGYSGRRFGDVGDNVFYWDFVVATWLPIYLLIYWVPRLG
- the ctaD gene encoding cytochrome c oxidase subunit I encodes the protein MTGADLTSGRDLRAEAQAKGDLAPEHDGPRDTGMEQADLQRWLERTWRTPPGIIGALSSVDHKVIARRYLITAFVFLCLGGLNAVAMRVQLSGPQRGLIGPDLYNQLFTMHGVTMMFLFAVPIVQATGIYLVPLMVGTRNIAFPRLNAFSYWVYLSGGLFAWVSFALNMAPDVGWFAYVPLSGPEFAPGKRADVWAQMITYTEVSSLAVAVATIVTILKQRAPGMSLDKIPLYVWAMLVTSFVVVFAMPAVMITSTFLILDRLVGTHIFNPAEGGDALLFQHLFWFFGHPEVYIIFLPATGMVSSIIPAFARRPVFGHLGMVLSLIAVGFLSFGLWVHHMFATGLPKLGASFFTASSMMIAIPNGVQIFCWLATMWDGRPVIRAPMLFVFGFFFIFVIGGLTGVMLASVPLDLQVHDTYFVVAHFHYVLIGGSVFPLLGAAYFWFPKITGRMMSERLGRLHFWLAFIGFNAAFFPMHIVGLWGMPRRVYTYPAELGWGNINLFITAGAVVFFLSFVLFTFNLVHGALKGAAAGNNPWEAGTLEWATPSPPPSYNFARIPVVTNAEPLWAERDALPVATGLRVDARELLVSTVAEAHPDIREKSATPSIWPLFAAFAVGGTFLYSIFTPWAIVWGALPIAVTLIGWFWPKGDLEDEE
- the coxB gene encoding cytochrome c oxidase subunit II — translated: MKRFFPKACCAAALLALSGCSGWQSALDPKGPAAGELAWLIWFFTALCAAVWMLVMVVLAATLFQRVRTGKDPLVLDLASEHRKRRVVLTAVGVTAAILIGLTLLSFFANRTLAGIGSDEALTVRVTGHQWWWEVRYENAQPSRILTTANEIHIPAGEPVRLLLTSTDVIHSFWVPSLAGKLDLIPGHMNVLDIRADKPGVYRGQCAEFCGAQHANMGTFIIAEPRPQFDAWLDDQLRPAAAPTNAEAKAGADLFLQRPCVMCHRIGGTPAGGTVAPDLTHIASRQTLAAGTLTMSRGNLAAWITDPQGIKPGSHMPVTVLNGDELNAIIAYLEGLK
- a CDS encoding c-type cytochrome translates to MRRNLTVLLSAMLALAACQREERDTRPQSALGSGQQPTPVTALEPGGQRPLPSDNKAASFEANAFHLSEGKRLFSWFNCTGCHANGGGGMGPALMDEKWIYGNSIESIHATIRDGRPNGMPSFRNKIADDQIWELAAFVRSLSGNAPSSAAPQRNDDMMVHPSENRLPDAATLGKSP
- a CDS encoding substrate-binding domain-containing protein, whose product is MCSGSPDAFELKTVRRREANGRLVAAVVAFASLLFAAVADARELKVCADPNNMPFSNAAGQGFENKIAQIIAKELDARLSYTWWAQRRGFVRNTLKAGLCDLIPGTPANLEILRATAPYYRSTYVFVTRRDSPEITSFNDPRLRTLRIGVQLIGDDGANSPPAQALGRRGIVGHLVGYPVYGDYSAPNPPARIVEAVASGEIDVAVVWGPLAGYFAAKQKTPLRITPVTPRIDGPQLPMVYDISMGVRRGDDALRDEVDAALAKHKAEIDATLARYGVPRLDTGGSADR